The following DNA comes from Simkania negevensis Z.
TATTGTTTCTGCCTCGCCGTAAATTTCGAGAGACAAACGGGCTCTAGTTATACCAGTATAGAGGATTTCTCTGCCAAAAATTTCAGATCCCGGCGGAACCAGCAGTGCCACATGATCATATTCACTTCCCTGACTCTTGTGCACTGATATTGCATATGCCAACTCAAGTCCCGGCAATAAGACAGCTGGAATCACCTTATCTCCAAACTCGACCACATCTTCTGCTTCAAGCTCTACTGATCCAGTCTGTTTCACCCACTCACCCATTTCTCCATTACAAACTTCATAGTCATAACTCGTCCGTGTTACCATGACAGGAATGCGCCACTCTCCCCCCTGATACTCTTTGCGAAAAGCTTCAAAAAGTTCCCGATTGATTGCCTCTACTCCGTAGGGTCCTTCACGCAAACACGACAAAATCCGAAAACCACCCTGTTTAAACCGCTTTTTCCACTCTCGCACATCTAGTCCCTTCAAACTTTTCGCCTCGATTGCTTTCCCCACTTTTACACACGCGGCCTTTTCCAAAATCTCCACCTGATCACTCCGCATACATTCATCCAAATGAGCATAACACTCAGGATGACACTCCTTCATCCAGCCACAGATTTCTCCATAGACCGTCCCCGCCTCAACAGGAGGCAACTGATCATGATCTCCCACAAGAATCAAACGGGTTCCTTCCCGAATTGTGCTGAAAAGAGCTCCCCACATTCCTACATCAATCATCGAACACTCATCCACAACAACCATCCCCGCATCTAACTTCTTCTTTCCCCACAAAATATCGCTCACACTCCGGACTCCGAGCAACCGGTGCAACGTCCCCCCCTTTACATCTCCTAACCTGCGCATCAACTCCGCAACTGCTTTACCTGTAGGGGCCGCCACAAGTACCTTTCCACCTGCATCACAAAATTGCCCCACAAGTTCGGCAACCGTATGCGTCTTTCCTGTTCCAGGCCCACCCGATAAACAAAAGACACTCGCGCGAAGCCCTTTACTAACTGCTTCTTTCTGCCCTTCATTCAATGAACCCATCCCCATCATGTCAATCGGCTTGACATCCATGATAAGGCGCTTCAGTTCACGCACAACACGCGATTCCATGACCCAACACCGTTGAAAATAAGCTAAATCACCCCACTGACCGATCGGTTCTTCAAACCACTCTTCATCCCCATGAAGTTCACGCGCAGTAGGAATCACTTTTTGCACGCACAGATGGCCTTGCCTTACAGCTTCCATCATTTCAGCAGCTTCAGGAATACCAACATTGTCTGCCACAAGTTGATCTATGACAATCTCGTCATTCAAAATCGACACTCCAAAAAATTTGCCCCATCCTAACACATCATTTTTTTTTCCGAAAAAAAATGATTATCGAGCAGGATCATAAACTTTTCTTAAACTATTTATACTTGAAAAGAATAAAATACCTGAACTATGCTTTTCCTTAATTAAACTTCATATGAGGGTTTTTAAAATGACTCAAGTTGGAAATGTAACAAGCCAAGCAACAAATACTACAACAACTCGTGAGGACAAGCCTTTCCGTCCAAGCTCAGAAGATATGAGAGCTAAACTCAAGAGTCTTATGCAACAAGTGAAAGACGAAAGAAAAGCTACTGATTCTCAGTCACTTGTAAACAGAGCGCTAGTCGGAACTCCAGACGAAAAACTTTTTTCTTAACCCATTCTTTTTTAAGAGAATAAATAACGCCCCTTTTCTTCCTATTAATTAAAATTTTTGTTATAATTAAAATTATATTAATAGGAATATAAGATAAGGGGAAGTAAATGAGTACAGATGTCACTCAATCATCAACGTTTAAGTCAATTTGTTCTTTTAATCCAGAGAATCAAACGATCA
Coding sequences within:
- a CDS encoding ATP-dependent DNA helicase, producing MNDEIVIDQLVADNVGIPEAAEMMEAVRQGHLCVQKVIPTARELHGDEEWFEEPIGQWGDLAYFQRCWVMESRVVRELKRLIMDVKPIDMMGMGSLNEGQKEAVSKGLRASVFCLSGGPGTGKTHTVAELVGQFCDAGGKVLVAAPTGKAVAELMRRLGDVKGGTLHRLLGVRSVSDILWGKKKLDAGMVVVDECSMIDVGMWGALFSTIREGTRLILVGDHDQLPPVEAGTVYGEICGWMKECHPECYAHLDECMRSDQVEILEKAACVKVGKAIEAKSLKGLDVREWKKRFKQGGFRILSCLREGPYGVEAINRELFEAFRKEYQGGEWRIPVMVTRTSYDYEVCNGEMGEWVKQTGSVELEAEDVVEFGDKVIPAVLLPGLELAYAISVHKSQGSEYDHVALLVPPGSEIFGREILYTGITRARLSLEIYGEAETIELCVAQSAQKLSGIRRKLECLDV